A part of Planctomycetia bacterium genomic DNA contains:
- a CDS encoding PEP-CTERM sorting domain-containing protein yields MRHQWAFAALAAAMTAFGIPSAASAAPFLIDDFASQSSSFYIVGTPAPVFYPNGKPVENGGLPTTLGGERDTLVQVLGTPAIQSAQFLLGVEPDSFPTGVFHLATAGNPASVATLQYDGDDADGSELINAELLDFSMPPGGSFQIDFLSIDSPGSPDGLKVDILLTSSGGGSATFNDFAPETSDPVTFSAPIASFLTSTEFDAAHISSITFVFNQAGLTDADFTIDNLRAVPEPSAFALAALASIAAFAWRRRVRA; encoded by the coding sequence ATGAGACACCAGTGGGCTTTCGCGGCGTTAGCCGCGGCGATGACAGCGTTTGGCATCCCCAGCGCTGCGTCCGCCGCGCCCTTCTTGATTGACGATTTCGCGTCGCAATCCAGCTCGTTTTACATCGTCGGCACGCCTGCGCCCGTGTTCTACCCCAACGGTAAGCCCGTGGAGAACGGCGGCTTGCCGACCACGCTCGGGGGCGAGCGCGACACGCTCGTCCAGGTGCTAGGAACGCCCGCGATTCAGTCCGCGCAGTTCCTGCTCGGTGTCGAACCGGATTCGTTCCCGACCGGCGTGTTCCATCTCGCCACGGCCGGCAATCCGGCTTCCGTCGCGACGCTCCAATACGACGGCGACGACGCCGACGGCAGCGAGCTGATCAACGCCGAACTGCTCGATTTCTCGATGCCGCCGGGCGGTTCGTTCCAGATCGACTTCCTGTCGATCGATTCGCCCGGTTCGCCGGACGGCCTGAAGGTCGACATCCTGCTGACCAGCAGCGGCGGCGGGTCAGCCACGTTCAACGACTTCGCGCCGGAGACCTCGGACCCCGTCACCTTTTCGGCGCCGATCGCCTCGTTTCTGACGTCCACGGAATTCGATGCGGCGCACATCTCCAGCATCACGTTCGTGTTCAACCAGGCCGGCCTGACCGACGCGGACTTCACCATCGACAACCTGCGGGCGGTGCCGGAACCGTCCGCTTTCGCGCTGGCCGCTCTGGCCAGCATTGCGGCGTTCGCCTGGCGACGCCGCGTCCGGGCATAA